One window of the Chryseobacterium shigense genome contains the following:
- a CDS encoding Fur family transcriptional regulator has product MKKDIENKLIDKNTKPTSMRILVYDFLSTQEAALSLSEVESHFDNADRTTIYRTLKTFEEKGIVHSIQENTTTKYKLCDDDCNEKTHKDWHLHFYCKICKQTTCREDISFPQNVQTSFRIDEIRFFAKGICENCLESLQ; this is encoded by the coding sequence ATGAAAAAAGATATAGAAAATAAGCTCATCGACAAAAATACCAAACCCACCAGCATGAGAATTCTGGTGTATGATTTTTTGAGTACCCAGGAAGCTGCATTGTCCCTTTCAGAAGTTGAAAGTCATTTTGACAATGCGGACAGGACCACAATTTACAGGACATTGAAAACCTTTGAAGAAAAAGGAATCGTTCACAGCATACAGGAAAATACCACAACAAAATATAAGCTGTGTGATGACGATTGCAATGAAAAGACACACAAAGACTGGCACCTCCATTTTTACTGCAAAATATGCAAACAGACCACCTGCAGGGAAGATATTTCCTTTCCGCAAAATGTTCAGACCAGTTTCCGGATCGATGAAATAAGATTTTTTGCCAAAGGAATCTGTGAAAACTGTCTTGAAAGTTTGCAATAG
- a CDS encoding efflux RND transporter periplasmic adaptor subunit, with translation MKIKHNIIYLTVTAFLLLSCGKKEIQAEKAETKTEKSETDHEETTQAIVSLTEEQIKSVGISLGPVEMKELTSTIKANGLLRVPNNNKATITSLYGGVIKTLNVQVGSIVRKGQVIATIANPEFIQLQEDYLTTNSRITYAEQEYRRQKELFDNDAGAKKNLQSSDAELKTLRTRRASLLRQLQMMGISPGKVNNSNMRSGLVITAPISGTVSSISAQIGSYVDVSSPVAEIIDNNSIHLDLQVFEKDLPKMKVGQIVHFKLTNNPETEYDAEVYSVGSSFENESKTVSVHGTVTGNKAGLIDGMNITGIVSLDKNTTPAVPNEAIVEADGKYYIFIRTDKKVEDHEEESADNHKNEKEEPAQQKRTLNFEKIEVIKGTSDMGYTAITPVQEIPADARIVVKGAFFVNAKLSNSGGHEH, from the coding sequence ATGAAAATAAAGCACAATATCATATATCTGACCGTCACAGCATTTTTACTGCTAAGTTGTGGAAAAAAAGAAATCCAGGCAGAAAAAGCTGAAACAAAAACAGAAAAGAGCGAAACAGATCATGAAGAAACTACCCAAGCCATCGTTTCATTAACGGAAGAACAGATAAAGTCCGTCGGAATATCCTTAGGCCCTGTAGAAATGAAGGAACTTACTTCCACCATCAAAGCAAATGGCCTTCTCAGAGTTCCGAATAATAATAAAGCAACCATAACATCCCTGTATGGCGGGGTCATTAAAACCCTCAATGTACAGGTAGGAAGTATCGTCAGAAAAGGACAGGTGATTGCCACCATTGCGAATCCTGAATTTATCCAATTACAGGAAGACTATTTGACCACGAACAGCAGGATTACCTATGCAGAACAGGAATACAGAAGGCAGAAAGAGCTTTTCGACAATGATGCAGGAGCAAAGAAAAACCTTCAGAGCTCCGATGCCGAACTTAAAACATTGAGAACAAGGAGAGCTTCATTGCTAAGACAATTACAGATGATGGGGATAAGTCCCGGAAAAGTAAATAATTCCAATATGAGATCCGGATTGGTTATTACCGCGCCGATCAGCGGAACGGTCAGCAGTATTTCGGCACAGATCGGAAGTTATGTAGATGTTTCATCACCCGTTGCAGAGATCATTGACAACAATTCTATCCATCTTGATCTGCAGGTTTTTGAAAAAGACCTTCCTAAAATGAAAGTAGGACAGATTGTTCATTTCAAGCTGACCAACAATCCCGAAACTGAATACGATGCAGAGGTTTATAGCGTAGGGTCTTCTTTTGAAAACGAAAGCAAAACCGTTTCCGTTCATGGAACCGTGACAGGAAACAAAGCAGGCCTCATTGATGGGATGAATATTACCGGAATCGTAAGTCTGGATAAAAATACAACTCCTGCCGTTCCTAACGAAGCCATCGTAGAAGCAGACGGTAAATATTATATTTTTATCCGCACAGATAAAAAAGTAGAAGACCATGAAGAAGAATCCGCAGATAACCACAAAAACGAAAAAGAAGAACCGGCCCAACAGAAAAGAACTTTAAATTTTGAAAAGATAGAAGTGATAAAAGGAACTTCGGATATGGGCTACACGGCAATTACACCCGTACAGGAAATTCCGGCTGATGCACGTATCGTAGTGAAAGGAGCCTTTTTCGTTAATGCAAAGCTTTCCAATTCCGGCGGGCATGAGCATTAA
- a CDS encoding RagB/SusD family nutrient uptake outer membrane protein, whose protein sequence is MKKLKYISLALIAVWSLTSCESELETAPTDQANGAEVFKTAESAETVINGAWAKLNDDGPTYANIGYSTVLRTSDAMGSDVAVLTNKYGFPSAYAFTEMINNTASRPQFIWSTLYSTINNMNNVITRIDHTEGSQAKKDQVKGQAKALRAFCYLNLASFYQFSYLKDKTALTAPIYTEPSTISSVPKKRASLEEMYTLIKNDLTEADNLLTNYTRNNKDKINRAVVNGLLARTYLNTGEWNKAASAAKMARTGYPLMTAEKYKEGFNDISNGEWIWGHGQTQEQSGASYAFHYLDVSSSGSYYYSFMADPFFKDLFDTNDIRSQLFQWDGLPGREGLLRYSKFKFKTGLIADIVLMRAAEMYLIEAEAEARNGNITNAVTILNGLKTARNANIYSGSLAQSDVIKEILTERRKELFGEGFSLSDIIRTQGSVERKPYVDTGGQPIKVQITTPGGTVKTVNGRGHSVFNFPDQTAFAPNSKYYLFSIPQKEIENNPNL, encoded by the coding sequence ATGAAAAAATTAAAATACATATCTCTTGCCCTGATCGCAGTGTGGTCACTAACAAGCTGTGAAAGCGAACTGGAAACGGCTCCTACGGATCAGGCTAACGGAGCTGAGGTTTTCAAAACGGCAGAAAGCGCGGAAACAGTAATTAACGGAGCATGGGCAAAATTGAATGATGACGGTCCAACCTACGCAAATATCGGTTACTCAACGGTTCTGAGAACCAGTGATGCCATGGGAAGTGATGTTGCAGTTCTAACCAATAAATATGGGTTCCCGTCTGCGTATGCTTTTACGGAAATGATTAATAATACGGCCTCAAGACCGCAGTTTATTTGGTCAACACTATATTCAACCATTAATAACATGAATAATGTAATCACCCGTATTGACCATACAGAAGGGAGTCAGGCAAAAAAAGACCAGGTAAAAGGTCAGGCTAAGGCATTACGTGCTTTCTGTTATCTGAATCTGGCAAGTTTTTACCAGTTCAGCTATCTGAAAGATAAAACCGCTCTTACTGCGCCGATTTATACAGAGCCTTCAACCATCAGTTCTGTTCCGAAGAAAAGAGCAAGTCTTGAGGAAATGTATACCCTGATCAAAAATGATCTCACGGAAGCAGATAACCTTTTAACCAATTATACAAGAAATAACAAGGATAAGATTAACAGAGCGGTCGTAAACGGACTTTTGGCAAGAACCTACCTGAATACCGGAGAATGGAATAAAGCTGCCTCCGCTGCGAAAATGGCAAGAACAGGTTATCCGCTCATGACCGCTGAAAAATATAAAGAAGGTTTCAATGACATCAGCAACGGAGAATGGATCTGGGGACATGGGCAGACTCAGGAGCAGTCAGGGGCAAGCTACGCCTTCCATTATCTTGATGTGTCTTCTTCGGGAAGTTATTATTATAGCTTTATGGCAGATCCTTTCTTTAAAGATTTGTTTGATACGAATGATATCAGGTCCCAGCTATTCCAGTGGGATGGTCTTCCGGGAAGGGAAGGACTTTTGAGATATTCAAAATTTAAATTTAAGACGGGGCTTATCGCAGATATTGTATTGATGAGAGCCGCAGAAATGTACCTGATCGAAGCTGAGGCTGAAGCCAGAAATGGAAATATCACTAATGCGGTTACCATTTTAAATGGATTGAAAACAGCCAGAAATGCCAATATATATAGCGGTTCGCTTGCTCAGAGTGATGTGATAAAAGAAATCCTGACTGAAAGGAGAAAAGAACTGTTCGGGGAAGGATTCTCGCTTTCAGATATTATCAGAACACAAGGAAGCGTAGAGAGAAAACCTTATGTAGATACCGGTGGCCAACCGATAAAAGTACAGATTACCACTCCGGGTGGAACGGTGAAAACAGTAAACGGAAGAGGGCATTCAGTCTTTAATTTCCCGGATCAGACTGCTTTTGCACCAAATAGTAAGTATTATCTGTTTAGTATTCCGCAGAAAGAGATTGAGAATAATCCTAACCTGTAA
- a CDS encoding SCO family protein translates to MSRNKKADTGTKRKIIIPIVIFALLFLGIGVGMGYFKKNLYTVMKVPGFELTDQNNRKITNKDMLGRVYLVEFFFSRCPTICPVMNRNMRFIEDEVNSPDFGIISISIDPENDTPEVLKQHARSVGAKSQDWHFLTGDRDYIGKLADQFNIYVGDKEDESESLNHSGMIALVDKEGNIRCRYNKDNMPILYYSGLNYEDPEGRTPKLNGKYHPDREILIEDIKKLLK, encoded by the coding sequence ATGTCCAGAAATAAAAAAGCTGATACCGGAACGAAAAGAAAAATAATCATTCCGATTGTGATCTTTGCACTGCTTTTTCTGGGAATAGGTGTGGGCATGGGGTATTTTAAAAAGAATCTGTATACCGTAATGAAAGTTCCCGGTTTTGAACTTACAGATCAGAATAACAGGAAAATTACCAATAAAGATATGCTGGGAAGAGTATATCTCGTAGAGTTTTTTTTCAGCAGATGCCCCACTATCTGCCCTGTGATGAACCGCAATATGAGGTTTATTGAAGATGAGGTAAACAGCCCCGATTTTGGAATTATTTCCATAAGCATAGATCCGGAAAATGATACACCGGAAGTATTGAAACAACATGCCAGAAGTGTAGGAGCAAAATCCCAGGACTGGCATTTTCTTACCGGAGACAGAGATTATATCGGAAAGCTGGCGGACCAGTTCAATATTTATGTAGGAGATAAGGAAGATGAGAGTGAAAGTCTTAACCACAGCGGTATGATTGCCCTTGTAGATAAAGAAGGAAACATCCGTTGCAGGTATAATAAAGACAATATGCCGATCCTTTATTATTCAGGTCTGAATTATGAAGATCCGGAAGGGAGAACACCAAAACTCAACGGGAAATATCATCCGGACCGGGAAATATTGATTGAGGATATTAAGAAATTATTGAAATAA
- a CDS encoding CusA/CzcA family heavy metal efflux RND transporter: MLDKIIKFSIKNKVVIGIMTLLLIIWGVWSASKLPIDAVPDITNNQVQIITACPTLAGQEVEQFVTFPIEQSIANVPDIQETRSISRFGLSVITVVFKENVDVYFARQLINEQLKLAAEEIPKGVGTPELAPVSTGLGEVYQYILHPKKGSEKKYSAKELRTMQDWIVRRQLNGTPGVAEINSFGGELKQYEVGVSPDRLKAMGVSISDIFTALEKNNQNTGGAYIDKKPNAYFIRGIGFVTSLEDIRNISVKNETGSVPIFIKDVADVRFGNAVRYGALTYNGKVDAVGGVVMMLKGANSNDVVNSIKAKIPTIQKSLPDDVVIEPFLDRTDLVGRAINTVEKNLIEGALIVIFVLVVFLGNLRAGLIVASAIPLSLLFALGMMNVFGVSANLMSLGAIDFGLIVDGAVIIVEATLHHLGVRKSLRTLTQSEMDEEVFLSASKIRSSAAFGEIIILIVYIPILTLAGVEGKMFTPMAKTVGFAILGALILSLTYIPMMSALFLSKKISHKETFSDKMMNFLQKIYQPLLQKAVKIKYIIVSVIVFIFIISAFIFKNMGGEFIPQLQEGDYAFHCILPQGSSLSQSIETSMQASRIIKQFDEVKMVIGKTGSAEVPTDPMPPEATDLIVVLKPQSEWKSKKSYAELADEISEKLEAIPGVFFEKNQPIQMRFNELMTGIRQDVAVKIFGENLDSLSVYADKVGKIIQTVDGATAPQIERVSGLPQINVEYDRTRMANYGLNIEDVNNVLSTAFAGKAAGQVFENERRFDLVVRLDSLHRTNIDDVNNLMITTGTGAQIPLSQVASVSYKLGPAQISREEGKRRIVIGFNVKGRDVQSVVKDIQAKLNKQVKLPSGYYFTYGGQFENLQEASKRLIIAVPVSLFLIFMLLYFTFRSFKQAALIFTAIPMSAIGGVFALLLRDMPFSISAGIGFIALFGVAVLNGIVLIGTFNQLEKDGETDVLKRVYEGTKTRLRPVLMTATVASLGFLPMAISTGAGAEVQKPLATVVIGGLVTATFLTLFVLPMLYIIFNTKIPRKMNKIKPITTIIVLGFLMFGQTFKAQTRQISADEAVEMAAENNLVLKSKELNIKSAEALRGTAKELPKLNFEAQLGQYNSPKFDQSFAISQSIPFPTLFKARRELITENIRSRQINKEISANELTKQVRTYYYQIEYLQYNKFKLKNLDSLYQDFIRIATVRFNAGDIKKIEINTAETQKGEISLLLKQNEVYLNNAYKNLKTLLNTSEDFEVPFKNDYEPLRTENILDSSSIANNPTVKAFYQEMEIAEKNKNVEKSQGLPEFSLGLTSQSLIGFHTKNGQEKFYNAGDRFNSFSVGVAIPLTFGATKARMQALEYEKQAAEANAEMQQKQLSAQLGNAFGQYQQDIQQYEYYVSQAIPNAEKIVKAAQLGYKTGEISYVEYLFALQTATNIQLKYLESIQQVNQSVVTINSIINK, encoded by the coding sequence GTGTTAGATAAAATCATAAAATTCAGTATCAAAAATAAGGTCGTCATTGGTATTATGACCCTTCTTCTGATCATCTGGGGAGTATGGAGTGCCTCGAAACTTCCCATAGATGCTGTTCCTGATATCACCAACAATCAGGTACAGATTATTACTGCATGCCCTACACTCGCAGGACAGGAAGTGGAGCAGTTTGTAACCTTTCCCATAGAGCAGAGTATAGCCAATGTCCCCGATATCCAGGAAACCAGAAGTATTTCCAGATTCGGGCTTTCTGTGATTACAGTAGTATTCAAAGAAAATGTAGACGTTTATTTTGCCAGACAGCTTATCAACGAACAGTTGAAACTGGCAGCAGAAGAAATTCCCAAAGGTGTAGGAACTCCTGAATTAGCTCCGGTAAGTACCGGTTTGGGAGAAGTTTACCAATATATTCTCCATCCTAAAAAAGGCAGTGAAAAGAAATATTCTGCCAAAGAACTCCGTACCATGCAGGATTGGATTGTCCGCAGACAGCTGAACGGAACTCCTGGTGTTGCAGAGATCAACAGCTTTGGAGGAGAATTAAAACAATATGAAGTAGGCGTAAGTCCGGACCGCCTGAAAGCAATGGGCGTAAGCATCTCGGATATTTTTACAGCCTTGGAAAAAAATAATCAGAATACAGGCGGAGCATATATCGATAAAAAACCGAATGCCTATTTTATTCGCGGAATTGGCTTTGTAACCTCTCTGGAAGATATCAGGAATATCTCCGTAAAAAATGAAACCGGAAGTGTTCCCATATTCATAAAAGACGTGGCAGACGTACGTTTTGGAAACGCAGTACGTTACGGAGCACTGACTTACAACGGAAAAGTGGATGCCGTAGGTGGCGTAGTAATGATGTTGAAAGGAGCCAACAGCAACGATGTGGTGAACAGCATTAAAGCAAAAATCCCAACCATCCAGAAATCCCTTCCGGATGATGTGGTCATAGAACCGTTTCTGGACAGAACAGACCTTGTAGGAAGAGCAATCAATACCGTAGAAAAAAACCTCATTGAAGGTGCTTTGATCGTTATTTTCGTACTGGTGGTTTTCCTTGGAAATCTCAGGGCCGGACTGATCGTAGCATCAGCCATTCCGCTTTCATTGCTTTTTGCGTTGGGAATGATGAATGTTTTTGGGGTCAGTGCCAATTTAATGAGTCTCGGAGCTATAGATTTTGGGTTAATCGTAGATGGTGCTGTGATTATTGTGGAAGCGACCTTGCATCATTTGGGAGTGAGGAAATCTTTACGCACGCTTACCCAAAGTGAGATGGATGAAGAGGTTTTTCTTTCTGCCTCAAAGATCAGAAGCAGTGCTGCCTTCGGAGAAATCATTATCCTTATCGTGTATATTCCGATTCTCACCCTTGCCGGTGTGGAAGGAAAAATGTTTACCCCAATGGCCAAAACAGTAGGATTTGCCATCCTGGGAGCTTTGATCCTTTCATTAACTTACATTCCGATGATGAGTGCATTGTTTCTGTCTAAAAAGATTTCTCACAAAGAAACTTTTTCAGATAAAATGATGAATTTCCTTCAGAAGATCTATCAGCCTTTGTTGCAGAAAGCGGTTAAAATAAAATATATTATTGTTTCAGTAATAGTCTTTATATTTATTATCAGTGCTTTCATTTTTAAAAATATGGGAGGTGAATTTATCCCTCAGCTGCAGGAAGGAGATTATGCATTCCATTGTATTCTGCCACAGGGAAGTTCACTCAGCCAGAGCATCGAAACCTCTATGCAGGCTTCCAGAATTATCAAACAGTTTGATGAGGTGAAAATGGTAATCGGGAAAACAGGCTCCGCAGAGGTTCCCACAGATCCCATGCCACCGGAAGCTACCGATCTGATTGTAGTATTGAAGCCGCAAAGCGAATGGAAATCAAAAAAATCATATGCAGAGCTGGCTGATGAGATCAGTGAAAAACTGGAAGCCATTCCCGGAGTGTTTTTTGAAAAGAACCAGCCGATCCAGATGCGCTTCAATGAGCTGATGACAGGAATCAGACAGGATGTTGCCGTTAAAATTTTTGGTGAAAACCTCGATTCACTGTCTGTTTATGCAGATAAAGTCGGAAAGATCATTCAAACCGTAGACGGTGCTACAGCCCCTCAGATAGAAAGAGTGAGCGGTCTTCCTCAGATCAACGTAGAGTATGACAGGACAAGAATGGCCAATTACGGGTTAAATATAGAAGACGTAAACAATGTTCTAAGTACTGCTTTTGCAGGAAAAGCAGCCGGACAGGTTTTTGAAAATGAAAGACGTTTTGATCTAGTAGTCCGCCTGGACAGCCTTCACAGAACCAATATTGACGATGTCAATAACTTAATGATTACTACAGGAACAGGAGCACAGATTCCGCTTTCCCAGGTGGCCAGTGTCAGTTATAAACTGGGACCTGCACAGATCAGCCGTGAAGAAGGAAAAAGGAGAATTGTAATAGGCTTTAATGTAAAAGGCCGTGATGTACAGAGTGTCGTAAAAGATATTCAGGCAAAGCTTAATAAACAGGTTAAATTGCCTTCAGGTTATTACTTTACTTATGGCGGACAGTTTGAAAACCTTCAGGAAGCCAGCAAACGACTGATAATTGCAGTTCCGGTTTCATTGTTCCTGATCTTTATGCTCCTCTATTTCACATTCCGCTCATTTAAACAGGCAGCTTTAATTTTTACAGCCATTCCGATGAGTGCCATTGGAGGTGTATTTGCCTTGCTGTTAAGAGATATGCCTTTCAGTATCAGTGCCGGAATCGGGTTTATTGCCCTTTTCGGAGTGGCAGTTCTCAACGGGATTGTTTTAATAGGAACCTTTAACCAGCTTGAAAAAGACGGCGAAACCGACGTCCTGAAAAGAGTATACGAGGGAACAAAAACCCGGTTAAGACCCGTTCTGATGACGGCAACCGTAGCTTCACTGGGATTTCTGCCAATGGCCATTTCCACAGGAGCAGGAGCTGAAGTACAGAAACCTTTGGCCACAGTGGTAATCGGAGGATTGGTAACGGCTACTTTCCTTACTCTATTTGTTCTGCCGATGCTTTATATCATTTTTAATACAAAGATTCCGCGAAAAATGAATAAGATCAAGCCAATCACAACAATTATTGTTCTTGGATTTCTGATGTTCGGGCAAACTTTCAAGGCTCAGACGAGACAGATTTCCGCAGACGAGGCAGTAGAAATGGCAGCAGAAAATAATCTGGTTTTAAAATCAAAAGAGCTGAATATAAAATCTGCGGAAGCTTTGAGAGGAACAGCAAAAGAACTTCCCAAGTTAAACTTTGAAGCACAGCTGGGACAATACAACAGTCCGAAATTCGATCAGTCGTTTGCCATTTCACAGAGCATTCCTTTTCCTACATTATTCAAAGCCAGAAGAGAACTGATTACTGAAAATATCAGGAGCAGACAGATCAATAAAGAAATTTCAGCCAATGAATTGACAAAGCAGGTACGGACGTATTATTACCAGATAGAATACCTTCAGTACAATAAATTCAAACTGAAAAATCTTGACAGCTTGTACCAGGATTTTATCAGGATCGCAACGGTAAGATTTAATGCTGGTGATATAAAGAAGATTGAAATTAATACAGCTGAAACACAGAAAGGCGAAATCAGCCTGTTGTTGAAACAGAATGAAGTGTATTTAAACAATGCCTATAAAAATTTAAAAACATTACTGAACACCTCGGAAGATTTCGAAGTTCCGTTTAAAAACGATTATGAACCTTTGAGAACAGAAAATATTCTTGACAGTTCATCCATAGCCAATAACCCTACAGTCAAGGCTTTCTATCAGGAAATGGAGATTGCAGAAAAGAATAAAAATGTTGAAAAATCACAGGGGCTTCCGGAATTCAGTCTTGGGCTGACGAGCCAGTCGCTGATAGGCTTTCATACCAAAAACGGACAGGAGAAATTCTATAACGCAGGAGACCGTTTCAATTCTTTTTCGGTAGGTGTTGCCATTCCTTTGACTTTTGGAGCCACAAAAGCAAGAATGCAGGCTTTGGAATATGAAAAACAGGCCGCCGAAGCCAATGCAGAAATGCAGCAGAAACAACTTTCGGCACAGCTCGGAAATGCTTTTGGACAGTATCAGCAGGATATCCAGCAGTATGAATATTATGTAAGTCAGGCCATTCCGAATGCAGAGAAAATTGTAAAAGCAGCACAGTTGGGTTATAAAACGGGAGAGATTTCTTACGTAGAATATCTTTTTGCCTTGCAGACTGCCACCAATATTCAGTTAAAATATCTGGAATCTATCCAGCAGGTCAATCAATCTGTAGTTACCATTAATTCAATCATCAATAAATAA
- a CDS encoding YHS domain-containing protein, translating into MKSKIILTAFLSVSLFACAQETPKVKHKKSTSSSKSIAKKVKFANAEDPICHMKTEDDMKDTVVYKNKTYGFCSTYCKDEFKKSPEKYVQK; encoded by the coding sequence ATGAAATCAAAAATTATTTTAACTGCATTTTTGTCAGTTTCGTTATTTGCGTGTGCTCAGGAAACGCCTAAAGTAAAGCATAAAAAAAGTACTTCATCTTCAAAATCAATAGCAAAAAAAGTAAAATTTGCCAACGCAGAAGACCCGATCTGCCATATGAAAACAGAAGACGATATGAAGGATACCGTAGTATACAAAAATAAAACGTACGGTTTTTGCAGTACCTATTGTAAAGACGAATTCAAAAAAAGTCCTGAGAAGTATGTCCAGAAATAA
- a CDS encoding heavy metal translocating P-type ATPase, with translation MGIATVGAFAIGEYPEGVAVMLFYSVGEVFQGMAVSRAKGNIKALLDQRPDEVTIIEASQPKTIKAKETKIGDIIQLKPGEKLALDGELMTESASFNTAALTGESKPDTKTRGEAVLAGMINMNSIALVKVNTAYEDSKLSKILELVQNATAQKAPTELFIRKFAKVYTPIVVFLAIGICLLPYFFVNDYIFRDWLYRALVFLVISCPCALVISIPLGYFGGIGAASRNGILFKGSNFLDSIAEIQNVVMDKTGTMTEGVFKVQEVNIKPEFNKEEILKLVNALESKSTHPVATAIHNYAGEIDYSIPLENVEEIAGHGLKAMVNGKELLVGNFKLMDKFNISYDINHTNIVYTLIAIAYDKKFAGYITIADSIKSDAKETVDSLHRMGVKATMLSGDKSTVVQYVAEQLGIDSAFGDLLPEDKVNKVKEIKAKNQTVAFVGDGVNDAPVVALSDVGIAMGGLGSDATIETADVVIQDDKPGKIPMAINIGKQTKKIVWQNIILAFAVKAVVLALGAGGLATMWEAVFADVGVALLAILNAVRIQRMKF, from the coding sequence ATGGGAATTGCGACAGTAGGTGCATTTGCAATTGGAGAATATCCGGAAGGAGTCGCCGTAATGCTTTTCTACTCGGTAGGTGAAGTATTTCAGGGAATGGCTGTTTCAAGAGCAAAAGGAAATATCAAAGCTTTGCTGGATCAGCGTCCTGATGAGGTAACGATTATTGAAGCCAGTCAGCCTAAGACCATTAAAGCAAAAGAAACCAAAATAGGAGACATCATTCAGCTGAAACCGGGCGAAAAACTGGCGTTGGATGGTGAACTGATGACAGAATCAGCATCATTCAATACAGCTGCACTCACCGGAGAAAGCAAACCGGATACTAAAACGAGAGGCGAAGCAGTATTGGCAGGAATGATCAATATGAACAGTATTGCCCTTGTGAAAGTAAATACAGCTTACGAAGACAGTAAACTCAGTAAAATTCTCGAACTGGTGCAAAATGCCACCGCACAGAAAGCCCCGACTGAATTATTCATTAGGAAATTCGCCAAAGTATATACACCCATTGTTGTTTTTCTTGCCATAGGAATCTGCCTCCTTCCTTATTTCTTTGTGAATGATTACATATTCAGGGACTGGCTTTACAGAGCATTGGTTTTCCTTGTGATATCTTGCCCTTGTGCATTGGTAATCTCCATCCCGTTAGGATATTTTGGCGGAATTGGAGCAGCAAGCAGAAATGGAATACTTTTTAAAGGAAGTAACTTTTTAGACAGTATTGCTGAGATTCAGAATGTAGTGATGGATAAAACAGGGACCATGACAGAAGGTGTATTCAAAGTACAGGAAGTGAATATTAAACCTGAATTCAATAAAGAAGAAATCTTAAAGCTTGTCAATGCACTCGAAAGCAAAAGCACACATCCTGTAGCCACAGCAATACATAATTATGCAGGTGAAATTGATTATTCCATTCCATTGGAAAATGTAGAAGAAATTGCAGGGCATGGATTAAAAGCAATGGTGAATGGGAAAGAGCTGCTTGTAGGAAATTTTAAGCTGATGGATAAATTCAATATCAGCTACGATATCAATCATACTAACATTGTATATACACTTATTGCTATAGCCTACGATAAAAAATTTGCGGGCTACATTACCATTGCAGACAGTATAAAAAGTGATGCAAAGGAAACCGTTGACAGCCTGCACAGAATGGGGGTAAAAGCAACCATGCTAAGCGGTGATAAAAGCACTGTTGTACAATATGTTGCTGAGCAGCTCGGTATCGACAGTGCTTTTGGGGATCTTTTACCGGAAGATAAAGTGAATAAGGTAAAAGAGATCAAAGCAAAAAATCAGACCGTAGCTTTTGTGGGAGATGGCGTAAATGATGCTCCGGTAGTTGCCTTAAGTGACGTAGGAATTGCTATGGGCGGACTTGGAAGCGATGCCACCATTGAAACCGCCGATGTGGTTATTCAGGATGATAAACCGGGTAAAATTCCAATGGCGATCAATATTGGGAAGCAGACCAAAAAGATAGTCTGGCAGAATATTATCCTGGCCTTTGCTGTAAAAGCTGTTGTGTTGGCACTTGGAGCCGGAGGTTTGGCAACCATGTGGGAAGCTGTATTTGCAGATGTAGGAGTTGCTTTACTGGCCATCTTAAATGCAGTAAGAATTCAAAGAATGAAGTTTTAG
- a CDS encoding DUF6660 family protein, which yields MNLLRWILAFYFMALSLMPCEDVHRTSGTAEAKLSFNIQESHSKDQGDICSPLCACSCCQMTVSSFKMDPLLEIPSHVQAYFSKKILFQKNNFAYQVYDHIWQPPKI from the coding sequence ATGAACCTGTTAAGATGGATACTTGCATTCTATTTCATGGCATTGTCACTCATGCCCTGTGAAGATGTGCACCGTACTTCAGGAACAGCCGAAGCTAAACTGTCATTCAATATTCAGGAATCCCATTCAAAAGATCAGGGAGATATCTGTTCACCGCTTTGTGCATGCAGCTGTTGCCAGATGACCGTATCTTCCTTCAAAATGGATCCGTTATTGGAAATTCCAAGCCACGTTCAGGCTTACTTTTCAAAGAAGATTCTTTTCCAGAAAAACAATTTCGCTTACCAGGTGTATGATCATATCTGGCAGCCCCCTAAAATTTAA